The Oncorhynchus tshawytscha isolate Ot180627B unplaced genomic scaffold, Otsh_v2.0 Un_contig_1824_pilon_pilon, whole genome shotgun sequence genome contains the following window.
GTAGATGGCACTGGAGAAGAGTATGACTCCAATAAAGAGGAAGAAGATCAACAGGCCCAGCTCCCTCATACTAGCTTTCAGGGTTTGGCCCAGGATCTGAAGCCCCTTGGAGTGCCGCGAGAGCTTGAAGATTCGGAAGACTCGCACTAGACGGATGATGCGTAAGATGGCCAGTGACATGTTCTGGCTAGAGTTGATGTCTGTATCTGGCGTGGTCCACAGCTCTGTCACCATGGTTACAAAATAGGGGATTATAGAGACAATGTCAatggtgttcataatgttgtGGAAGAAGTCACTTTTGCTCGGGCAGACCACAAAGCGTACACCAAGCTCAAAGCAGAACCAAACTATGCAGATAGTTTCCACAATGAAAAAGGGGTCTGTGAAATAGGCAAATAAGTTGTTTTGTACTGAAGCAGGTCCTTCCTGAGTTCCATTGAGACCCAGGGAAAAGGTGGTGATAAAGTCTACGTCATCACGGAACTCTGGAAGAGTTTCCAGGCAGAAAATGAAGATGGAGATGACAATGACAAAGACAGACACCAGGGCCACTGACCGAGCTGCACTGGAACTCTCTGGATACTCAAAAAGGAGCCAAAACTGCTTATGGACCTCGTTGGTGGGCAACAGCGGCTCGGGTTCTGTTATGAACCCCTCAATTTCACGGAACTGTTCCATAGCTTCTTTTCCTAATTTGTAGAAAACAATCTCTTTTGCAAAAATCTCTAAGGGGACGTTGACCGGTCTTCGAATTTTGCCCCCAGACTGATAGAAGTACAAGATCCCATCGAAGCTTGGACGATTCCTGTCGAAAAAGTACTCGTTCTTCATGGGGTCGAAGTAGTACATCCTTTTCGCGGGGTCTCCTAGCAGGGTGTCTGGAAACTGTGATAGTGTTTTGAGTTGTGTCTCGAACATCATGCCTGAAATATTGATGACCACTTTCTGATTCCCGTCCTTCACTTCCAGCTTCTCACCAAACAGGTCTTCTTCGTTGTCACGGCACTCCTGAACCAGCTGATTGAAGATGCTGTCAATCGGCGAGCCCTCACTGTTCATCAGGAGTTTGAAGTTGGACAGCAGACTGTTGCATCTAGGTTGTCCTTTAGCAGTCAGTGTAGGTGGTGTAGAGGGAGAAAACCCCTCAGGCCTGATCTGGTGCCCACGGTGCTGTGCCGAATTTTGTGACGTCACACGATTGGTGACTAGGTTTTGATCAGGCACCGCCTCTGAGGTGGGTGAAGTGGGGTACCCCGAGTCACTGGGGTCGCCCATGTTGATGCCGATATCATCCATGTTCTCAAAGTTCACCAGTGGcacctccatcactgtgtgtCTCTCGGGGcactcctctgttcctcagtGAGATGGGACTGGGGCGATGCCACAACCAGCTTGATGATCCTGCCACGGTCTCCTTATTCCCGAAGAGCATTCAGACAGGTGTATTCAACAGGGTGGTCTGATTTAAGATGCCATCTCCTTGTAATCTGAAAAAATTAAATACAAGTCTGCTTAGTTTCCATCCTCTggctctgtttgtgtgtgaccgTAAACAAGACATCCCTCTATATCATCATCTCTCAGCTCAGTCTCCTGAAACGGGAGATCAGCTCTCCATCGCACTTCAGTCATAAATGACTCACAACTCAAAaacataacatatattttgacCGTCAGATTTATGCCTGGATGGTACATTTACATAGTCTTGGTTATTTTTCATATCAATCGAATATTACAGTAAAGCAACTTGGGATGGATGAGTGGTGTTAGGACATTTATCTTTCCACTTGTTAGGTTTAGACAGGTAAACATATCCTGACACAAGCTTTTACATTGCGACCGCTGTCTCTACTTGACACCTAGGGCCTTGCACATGCAGAGAGAAACTCTTGGCTCACTTACAGATACAGTGGCACTGCAGGCTTTGGCAGCAGGTTTATAAACTGCACTTGATCTTGATGAAATTTGAGGTCATATCGTTTCCACATTTCTTAGGGGTCAGAAAGTTTACAAGAACCAggtaaatattattttattttatttatttatttttgctcctttgcaccccagtatctctacttgcacactcatcttctgcacatctatcactccagtgtttaactgctatattgtaattattttgccactttggcctatttatttccttacctcccttatcctacctcatttgcacacactgtatatagactttttcctattgtattattgactgtgtatgtttattccatgtgtcactctgtgttgttgtttgtgtctcagtgctttgctttatcttggccagatcgcagttgtaattgagaacttgttctcaactagcctacctggttaaataaaggtgaaataatttaaaaaatatatataatataccttgAATTTTATGAGCGTTTGCTGAAGTTAGTGTGAATCTACTCAttttgaatatactgtatgttgctgTTGAAAACATACCAAAGAGCTACCATTTACATGTTTATAGTACCGTGGATGGCCTACGGCAGACCTTAACTGTGTTTCTAAATGAATTTCCTATCGTTCTGAGTAGCTATTTTCACTCTGATGAAAAAGGGATCAGAGAGAATAATAGACATAGGTGAAACGCTTGTGCTACAAAACATTACAGAGAAAACTCTGAAGATATGGAAGCTCAAAGACATGTCAGATATTCCCTGTTGgacgtgtgtgtgttagcgtgcgtgtctgtctgtgtggattATGGGAGTCCAGACCACCTTAATCTCAGATGCAGTTTAATGAGTTTTCCaaaccaaaagcacacaaacaaCTAAATCAAACACCATTCAATCCTTGATTAGAATTTTAAGGTTTTTGCTCTCAAAACAAGCTTTGCTGGTCACAAGTATCCATCATGTGTAAAACAGAAACAGTTTAAAAATCACTATAAGAAGTGTTACCAAATCAGATAACAGGACCCCGTCCCACTACTAACTCCATCCCCATTCACACCACAGGgaaagaggaacacacacacaccattaacacGTTTGAAGCTAACTGTGTACAGATGTCTGGAGTACTCACCAGTGTCCCCAGGTCTGAGCCTGAAGTTCTtttgaccactctctctctctcctctccaggtatCTGTGCTCCCGTGCTCCTTCTCCCTACCTCTGCTCATACAGCATGACAGTCAGGATATCGGACTGTCTTGGGCTCTAGTAAAGCCTCTCATTTGGTAATCATACACCCAATACGAAACTAGAGACTCCAATACggacacccgcacacacacacaaacacacacttactgtAGTGGTGTGAATGTTGCGGGGGTCACCCCCCACTGTGCCCTCCTCAGTTAGTAGGGTATTGTGATACTGAAGGTAGCTAGGGAGCCCTAGTATATCCCCACTGTTGTGGAGTCAGAGATCAGTCTGACGCGGCTAGGGACGTTAGATCCTAATCTTACCACAGCTCCTGCAGTCTAAGCAGACACCATAACACCTCAGGGGCGCACATCCAATCCAACCTCACTTAGATCTTCCTGTCATACACCCTCCATACACTTCCATTGTGTACCTGAGGACTCTATCCCccatctcttcacacacacacacacacacacacacacacacacacacttccgttcaaaagtttggggtaatttagaaatgtccttgtttttgaaagaaaagctattttgttgtccattaaaataacatcaaattgatcagaaatacagtgtagacattgttaatgttgtaaattactattgtagctggaaacataAAATgctttttttatggaatatctacataggggtacaggggcccattatcagcaaccatcactcctgtgttccaatggcacgttgtgttatctaatccaagtttataattttaagtctaattgatcattagaaaacccttttgcaattatgttagcacagctgaaaactgttgtcctgattgaagaagcaattaaactggccttctttagactagttcagTATCTGGAGTATGAgcattgtgggttcgattacaggctcaaactgGCCAGAaataaagaactttcttctgaaacttatcagtctattcttgttctgagaaatgaaggctattccatgtgagaaattgccaagaaactgaagatctcataaaatactcccttcacagaacagcgcaaactgactctaaccagtacattagagtgtctagtttgagaaacagacgcctcacaagtcctcattaAATATTACTcgcaaaacaccagcctcaaagtcaacagtgaagaggcgactccaggatgctggccttctaggcagagttcctctgtccagtggaactgccccccccccccaggaagtgcatagaggatgttgttcctaaAGTGATGATTAGAACTTAAAAGCGtgaatagatggcagcattgGTGCAAAACTGAATGCGTAAACCACCATATTTAACCACTGCAAGGTGAAGATGGACGTGTACAAACAGACCCGCTGCAACCTTCATAAGACAATCAGAGGCAAAATTACATTGaaggtgttacggttttctagtggtgatgaaggagagtcggaccaaactgcagcgtgtcgatttagattcatgtttaatcaaacgaagaaacacgaacactacacaaaacaataaacgtaatcgaaacagcctatctagtgcaaactaaccgagagtacacataggacactaaggacaatcacccacgacaaactcaaagaatatggctgcctaaatatggttcccaatcagagacaacgataagcatctgcctctgattgagaaccactccagacagccatagactttgctagataacccactaagctacaatcccaataccaccaccattacaaaaaccccatgccacaccctggcctgaccaaatacataaagataaacacaaaatactttgaccagggcgtgacagaaccccccccctaaggtgcggactcccgaacgcacaacctaaacctgtaggggagggtctgggtgggcatctgtccgcggtggcggctctggtgctggacgtggaccccactccataattgtcttagtccacctccttagtgtcccttgagtggcgaccctcgccgctaaccttggcctaggaaacctaaccacgggccccactggactgaggtagctcaggaccgaggggaagctcgggaccgaggggaagctcgggaccgaggggaagctcgggagtgagaggaagctcgggagtgagaggaagctcgggagtgagaggaagctcaggagtgataggaagctcaggcaggttgatggatctaccagatcctggctggctggtggttccggcagatcctggctgactggcacttctggcggatcctggctgactggtggatcctggcagactggcggatcctggctgactgttggatcctggctgactggcggatcctggcagactggcggatcctggctgaatggcggatctaactgatcctggcagactggcggatcctggctgactggtggatcctggctgactggcggatcctggcagactggcggatcctggctgaatggcggatctaactgatcctggcagactggcggatcctggctgaatggcggatctaactgatcctggcagactggcggatcctggctgaatggcggatctaactgatcctggcagactggcggatcctggctgactggcagatcctggccgactggcagatcctggccgactggcagatcctggccgactggcagatcctggccgactggcagatcctggccgacggatcctggcagactggcggatcctggcagactggcggatcctggcagactggcggatcctggcagactggcagttctggtggatcctggcagactggcggatcctggctgaatggcggatctaactgatcctggcagactggcggatcctggctgactggcagatcctggccgactggcagatcctggccgactggcagatcctggccgactggcggttctggcggatcctggccgactggcggatcctggccgactggcggatcctggtcgactggcggatcctggtcgactggcggatctggcagatcccggctgactggcagttctggcggatcctggccgactggcggatcctggccgactggcggatcctggtcgactggcggatcctggtcgactggcggatcctggttgactggcagttctggcagatcccggctgactggcggatctggaagagtctggttgactggcagatctggaagattctggttgactggcagatctggcggcgctgggcagactggcggcgctggacagactggcgatgctgggcagactggcggcgctgggcagactggcggtgctgggcagactggcggcgctgggcagactggcggcgctgggcagactggcgacgctgggcagactggcgacgctgggcagactggcgacgctgggcagactggcgacgctgggcagactgacgacgctgggcagactggcgacgctgggcagactggcggtgctgggcagactggcggtgctgggcagactggcggtgctgggcagactggcgatgctgggcagactgacggcgctgggcagactggcgacgctgggcagactgggggcactggcggcgctgggcagactggcggcactagctgctccatataggctgacagctctggcggcttcttacagactgaccgctctggcggctccgtgcagactggcagctccttacagactgacagctccttgcaaatcaaatcaaatcaaatttatttatatagcccttcgtacatcagctgatatctcaaagtgctgtacagaaacacagcctaaaaccccaaacagcaagcaatgcaggtgtagaagcacggtggctaggaaaaactccctagaaaggccaaaacctaggaagaaacctagagaggaaccaggctatgtggggtggccagtcctcttctggctgtgccgggtggagattataacagaacatggccaagatgttcaaatgttcataaatgaccagcatggtcgaataataataaggcagaacagttgaaactggagcagcagcacagtcaggtggaagttgaaactggagcagcagcatggccaggtggactggggacagcaaggagtcatcatgtcaggtagtcctggggcatggtcctagggctcaggtcagttgaaactggaacagcagcatggccaggtggactggggacagcaaggagtcatcatgtcaggtagtcctggagctcaggtcctagggctcaggtcctccgagagagagaaagaaagagagaaggagagaattagagaacgcacacagaCTGACagtcctggcagactggcggatcctggctgaatggcggatctaactgatcctggcagactggcggatcctggcttgcagactgacagctccgtgcagactgacagctccgtgcagactgacagctccttgcagactggcagctccttgcagactggcagctccttgcagactggcagctccttgcagactggcagctccttgcagactggcagctccatgcagactggctgctccatgcagactggctgctctatgcagactgacagctctggctgcttcatgcagactggcagctcgggctgcttcatgtagactggctgcttcatgcagactggcagctctggctgcttcatgcagactggctgcttcatgcagactgacagctctggctgcttcatgcagactggcagctctggctgcgctgaacaggcgggagactcctgcagcgctgtgtcggaggagccgactaacacgcacctcaggaagagtatggagcgctaacccaggtgccatcaaatccccaacacgttccgtcgggcgaattccatgcaaaaagcaccaacacagcaactccctcatttctctctcctccaatttccccattaactccttcacagtctctgtttcgctcacctccaacaccggctctggttctggtctcctcctcggctcctcacgataaacagggagagttggctcaggtctgactctgccacactctccctgagcccccccccaagaaatttttggggctgattctcaggcttccatccgctacgccgtgctgcctcctcatatctgcgcctctcagctttcgccgcctccagttcttccttggggcggcgatattctccaggctgatcccagggtcctttaccgtccagttcttcctcccatgtccatttctccaggtggtgcagcctctcccactgcagctgcagctgctgctgctgctcctgcctctgttgcctctcctgtggctcctgcctgttaacacgctgcttggtccgttggtggtgggtgattctgttacggttttctagtggtgatgaaggagagtcggaccaaactgcagcgtgtcgatttagattcatgtttaatcaaacgaagaaacacgaacactacacaaaacaataaacgtaatcgaaaccgaaacagcctatctagtgcaaactaaccgagagtacacataggacactaaggacaatcacccacgacaaactcaaagaatatggctgcctaaatatggttcccaatcagagacaacgataagcatctgcctctgattgagaaccactccagacagccatagactttgctagataacccactaagctacaatcccaataccaccaccaaaaccccaagacaaacacaccacaattacaaaaactccatgccacaccctggcctgaccaaatacataaagataaacacaaaatactttgaccagggcgtgacagaagggacaaagtggagtcgtaaTTCAATGACTCAGACACGAGAtgcatgtggcagggactccagacaatcacggattataaagggaaagccaTCCACGTCGCAGACACCGACGGGCTTAGCTGGACTCTcggctaaacaccttcttcgtccGCTTCGAAGAAaacaacacagtgccaccgacgtggcccCCCGCTGCTCACAAGGACAGTGGGCTCCCAATCTCGTGTGGCCGACGTGAGAAAGACATTTAAGCTGGTTAGCCCTCGCAAGGCTTTCGGCCCCAACGGCATCCCAAtctgcatcctcagagcatgtgcagactggcttgctggagtgtttacggacatattcaatctctccctatccctgtctgttgtccccacttgcttcaaaatggctaccattgttcctgtagacaagaaagtgaaggtaatcacttctgtaatcatgaaCTGATTTGAGATGCTAGttaggatcatatcacctccagctTACCTgaaaccttagacccactacaatttgaataccgccccaacagatccacggacaccacaatcaccattgcactgcacactgccccccACCTGGACAATAAGAatacgtaagaatgctgttcattgactacaggtcagcctttcaagctcatcactaagttcaGGGCCCTGTGTCTGAACCCCTCCTTGTacaactgggtcctagacttcctgacgggccgacctcaggtggtgaaggtaggcaacaactccttcaccacgctgatcctcaacatgggtgctccacaggggtgtgtgctcagcccccttcttTCTGACagcacaacaatggtaggcctgattaccaacaacaacaacaataacctcATCCTACctatttgggttgttaattggATTACTTTTACAGTGCTATCAGGGTTGTTAGTTGGATTACTGTTACAGCgctatttgggttgttaattggattactgttacagtgctatttgggttgttaattggattactattacagtgctatttgggtgGTTAATTGAATTTTTATTTcttgttgtttatttttttattttattatttgtgtacttgtttgacattaTACTGCATCGTTAGGAGCTAGTAatataagcattttgctgcacccgctataacatccGCTAAACTGTGTACGAGATCAACCCACTTTGATTTCATTTTAGCACGTCCACACTGCATGCCAGCGAGCAAGGCTTTGTCAAATTATCAAAACGGCTGCTCTGTCACAACGCTCTGCAGTGAGCCAAAGCAGAAAGGACATTAAATCTACAGCACGGCTACATCCATCTCCATGCTGAATTGCTGACTCcttagaaagaaagaaaaaagcttCCAATCAAAGTTAATCAGGTGCTCCCTGAGAAGGACGGCCAACTTGGCAACACCACAAGGCTATTGTGTTACGCAGAGAGCCGATTATCCATATAGTCGGAATAGATTCAACCCATCTAGTCTACCTGTCAGCTTGGTTCAGCCTGGGATTTCTGTCTTCTTGCGGTTGTTTGCAACAAAAAACACTGCGGGAATAGAGGAGCGGAGAGTGGCTCCCAAGGTCAAGCAAACCTTCAACGCCCGCCAATCCCTCTTGGGCTTTCTCCatgccctccacacacacacacacacacacacacacacacacacacacacacacacacacacacacacacacacacacacacacacacacacacacacacacacacacacacacacttttccacagGGATGTGTTTTTACTATGTCATtgaggcaggcaggcgggctgTTGAAGCAGCGGCTGCCAGTTAAACACTGCACACATAAACAGAGGAGACGGCATGAGCGAGAAACACTTGCCTGAGTCTAATCTATGCATTCCCAGCATAGTGATTTGTGACTGTGAGATAGAGAAAGCAAGAGGAGacgagggtgagagagaaggaaagagtgagagagacaaagcgagagggaaagaggtaAAAAGAGGGGGCGAGAGTGAACTagaaagagagggcagagtgaAAGAAGGGGACAGAAGGGAGATGATCAGGGAGGCAGCATACAGCAGCTAGCTACTACAGTGTCACAGTGCCACTCCCTCCCTGGTATTTAGCTACTGCAGCAGCTCACCACTGCTGGCTTCTcattgaagctaagcagggttggttctgGTCATCCTTGAATGGGAGATCAGATGCTGCTCGAAGTGATGTTGGAGGGCAATATTTCAATCtagtcaaaaaaataaatatcctaatggcccagggcagtgattggggacattgccctgtgtagggtgctgttaAATGGGTGTTGTGACACTAAGTGGTTACTAAAGATCCCATAGCACTTATTGTaaaagtaggggtgttaaccctgtagTCCTGTCTAAATTCCCATTCTGGCCCTCATACAATCTTGGCCACCTACAGTAGTCATCCCCAGCTCATTTGGCTCATTCATCCACTTCCCTGCAATtgttccccaggtcgttgctgtaaatgagaatgtgttcttattCGGCTTacttggtaaaataaaaaaaagtgccACTCTTTTCCTGTTCGCAGGTCTCTAGCTACTGCAGTGTCACTCTCTCCctggtatcattatcccagtgttgCTCATCTGATCCCCCTCTCAGTGACACTATCCCCTTAACTGTGAACATGGACACTGTTTACATAGCACTTTTTCAGTCACCCATGCGTGTAATGAATATGCTGGGGCTGCTTGTACTGTGTGCGTCTGCCAGCACACTGCATGACTAATTGCCTACGCCGATCATGCATGTAGCATGACATGGAAACATGCTAAAGAAATCCAGTTGAAATGGGAAGGTGATATCAATCAGCTTTCCATTCATGAATGTTGATAGGTCCAGAGTTGCAGGAAACTCCGCTCAGGGTATACAGTAtccaaaaacagttttttttgggGTTCAGCAGACAGCCAGGTTGAACATGATATGTCATTGAGGCGCGTGTGTCTCATCATCCAGAACACATGATCTAGACATTCTATCTAAACGTTCCATAATACGCTCATCCATTAGGCCCGGAAGGATTTCAAAGTGTACGTCAGGTAGAACGCTCCTCTGGTTATTCCAATCTACGTGTGTAATATAATGCCCCTAGTTTTATCAGTCAAGTAATCCTATAGCTCAGAAGACACCTATCTCAGTGGCGACTTCAAACACGGGAGAAATGTTTTGCCAGGGCCAGGAGGGTAGGAGGGCTGTCCTAGGTCCTGCCCCCTTCAGAGGTGAACAGCTTTGGGTCCgagtgaggtcagaggtcagagtgaGGCCTTCAGGCAATCCGAATGCATTTCCACCCATAAGAGAAATTGTCCAGGATCATTGTGAGATAATAATAAGCAGCCTGTTCTCTTGCTAATAGAGCATTTGTTTGCTAGTCGTATTTGACCACCGTGGTCATATGGTCATGCAGTGGGATGAAAGTGCAGATTGAGTGAAAAGACAATGTGATGTGGAATGAGGTATGTTGGGGGATGGCAGTGGATGCAAATACCCTGAGCTCACAATCTGCAAGTTGCATTGGTCGAATCCAGCCTTACCATTGTTTTTAGTGTGTTTTAGTTTTTCTAATCTAGCCCTATTTTTGTTAATACTTACTAACTTCTATCTCTTCACCCTAACCCACTTACTAACTCCTAACACCTCACCTTAACCCAGcaactaacccctaaccactcAAATTACCTTCCAGCTTTAAGTTTCATTGTGACCATTTTGTTACTGTTTTGGAGGGAGATGTTCCTTCTTTTGTTTCAGTTACAAAATGTATGTGATTGCAATTTGTTGGGCAAACCCCAGGGGACAGAAACCTTGGGCCATGCACCGTTATTTGACGTGCAAAAACTGCCAGGTTCCAGTGTGACCCTCGCTGTTATATTTAGACAGTCCTAACTCATCAGACACAAGGAGGTGTTTGGCCAGCGTGTTTCTGTGTGGATTCTACCCCATTACGGAGATTATGCAACGTGTAGCAGATCAGGGATATAAGCCCCGGGGATCACTCTCATAGATGAACACTAGTGACTAAAGATTGCAGACTTAAATGAAATGTCTGGATTGTTTCCAGCTCACTAATACAATGGAATGGAGAGTGTTCTGCATGTCTAGGCCAACTACCGGGAAGAGAAAGTCAAATCTCATACGGTCTTAAGACCAACGAACCACTGCAATTTAGCAACGCATGTCCAGTCATTCTGTGACAAGACTATTCCATTCACATTCTGATTTAATAAACCCAAATATCCAATATAAACAGGGAAGATTGATTACAAGTATGGTGCATAGGAGACTCATCCTTAGAAAACAGATGATCAAATTCTTCTCCATCACAGACATAGAGAAATAAAAAACACGCCAACAaccctgtagagaggagagatgtcatCCACCACCCACTATTTCTAATCAACATTCCTCACCATGCGGGTAACACAGTCTACGGTCACAGGTAGTGTGATTTCTTTCAATACCTCTGGCGTCACATTCTCACTCTCGCTCATTCCACCATCTACAGTATCTTCGTTCTCTAATTCAAATGGACCTGCAATACCGCGGGTTACTAGACACAGGCTGGATGGATTCAAGTAGCTATACAGACTCCATTTTTGGTTGTGATCTTCTGCCCTGAGACAAAATCTGCGAGGGCTAGGTGAGAGGTAGTTATTGCATGAGCGTTCCACCCTTTTCAACCAAATTAAAGCTGTGTGGAAATATGTGTACACGGTCATGGTAGGGTCATTTCTGTTATATTGGACAACATCCAAACCATGTAGAGCATTTCTTCATCGACTCTTACATATTTATGCAATTCTTTTTTTAGACGAT
Protein-coding sequences here:
- the LOC112255233 gene encoding potassium voltage-gated channel subfamily A member 10-like, which produces MDDIGINMGDPSDSGYPTSPTSEAVPDQNLVTNRVTSQNSAQHRGHQIRPEGFSPSTPPTLTAKGQPRCNSLLSNFKLLMNSEGSPIDSIFNQLVQECRDNEEDLFGEKLEVKDGNQKVVINISGMMFETQLKTLSQFPDTLLGDPAKRMYYFDPMKNEYFFDRNRPSFDGILYFYQSGGKIRRPVNVPLEIFAKEIVFYKLGKEAMEQFREIEGFITEPEPLLPTNEVHKQFWLLFEYPESSSAARSVALVSVFVIVISIFIFCLETLPEFRDDVDFITTFSLGLNGTQEGPASVQNNLFAYFTDPFFIVETICIVWFCFELGVRFVVCPSKSDFFHNIMNTIDIVSIIPYFVTMVTELWTTPDTDINSSQNMSLAILRIIRLVRVFRIFKLSRHSKGLQILGQTLKASMRELGLLIFFLFIGVILFSSAIYFAEVDEPQTQFVSIPDGFWWAVVTMTTVGYGDMCPTTLGGKMVGTLCAIAGVLTIALPVPVIVSNFNYFYHRETEQAEKQVIDDATEAAQRVSDANRYEYGSATSPSMSKINGRVQDDRNDM